One window from the genome of Pseudomonas fluorescens encodes:
- the nuoL gene encoding NADH-quinone oxidoreductase subunit L translates to MNLLFLTFIFPLVGFLLLSFSRGRWSENLSALVGVGSIGLSAIVTAYVIWQFNVAPPEGGRYVQVLWQWMAVEGFTPNFALYLDGLSVTMLGVVVGVGFLIHLFASWYMRGEAGYSRFFAYTNLFIASMLFLVLGDNLLFLYFGWEGVGLCSYLLIGFYYSNRNNGNAALKAFIVTRIGDVFMAIGLFILFQQLGTLNIQELLVKAPEHFKVGDFWIVLATLMLLGGAVGKSAQLPLQTWLADAMAGPTPVSALIHAATMVTAGVYLIARTHGLFALAPDILHLVGIVGGVTLVLAGFAALVQTDIKRILAYSTMSQIGYMFLALGVGAWEGAIFHLMTHAFFKALLFLASGAVIVACHHEQNIFKMGGLWKKLPLAYASFIVGGAALAALPLVTAGFYSKDEILWEAFASGNQGLLYAGLVGAFMTSLYTFRLIFIAFHGEAKTEAHAGHGIAHWLPLSVLIVLSTFVGALITPPLADVLPQSVGHAGGEAKHSLEIASGAIALAGILLAALLFLGKRRFVTAVANSGIGRFLSAWWFAAWGFDWIYDKLFVKPYLAISHILRKDPLDQTIGLIPRMAKGGHTALSRTETGQLRWYAASMAAGAVLVIGAIVLVAV, encoded by the coding sequence ATGAACCTTCTCTTCCTGACTTTCATATTTCCTCTTGTCGGTTTCCTGCTGCTGTCGTTCTCCCGTGGACGCTGGTCGGAAAACCTGTCTGCGCTGGTTGGCGTGGGCTCCATCGGCCTGTCTGCCATCGTCACGGCCTACGTGATCTGGCAATTCAACGTCGCCCCGCCGGAAGGTGGCCGGTACGTGCAAGTGCTGTGGCAGTGGATGGCGGTGGAAGGCTTCACGCCGAACTTCGCCCTGTACCTGGACGGCCTCTCGGTGACCATGCTCGGCGTGGTGGTCGGCGTGGGTTTCCTGATCCACCTGTTCGCGTCCTGGTACATGCGCGGTGAAGCCGGTTATTCGCGCTTCTTCGCCTACACCAACCTGTTCATCGCCAGCATGCTGTTCCTGGTGCTCGGCGATAACCTGTTGTTCCTGTACTTCGGCTGGGAAGGCGTGGGCCTGTGCTCGTACCTGTTGATCGGTTTCTACTACAGCAACCGCAACAACGGCAACGCCGCACTCAAGGCGTTCATCGTGACCCGGATCGGCGACGTGTTCATGGCCATCGGCCTGTTCATCCTGTTCCAGCAACTGGGCACGCTGAATATCCAGGAACTGCTGGTCAAGGCACCCGAGCACTTCAAGGTCGGTGACTTCTGGATCGTCCTGGCGACCCTGATGCTGCTGGGCGGTGCCGTCGGTAAATCCGCACAACTGCCGCTGCAGACCTGGTTGGCGGACGCGATGGCCGGTCCTACCCCGGTCTCGGCACTGATCCACGCCGCGACCATGGTGACAGCCGGTGTCTACCTGATCGCCCGTACCCACGGCCTGTTCGCCCTGGCGCCGGACATCCTGCACCTGGTCGGCATTGTTGGCGGCGTGACCCTGGTGCTGGCCGGTTTTGCCGCCCTGGTGCAGACCGACATCAAGCGCATCCTCGCCTACTCGACCATGAGCCAGATCGGCTACATGTTCCTGGCCCTGGGCGTTGGTGCCTGGGAAGGCGCGATCTTCCACCTGATGACCCACGCCTTCTTCAAGGCCCTGCTGTTCCTGGCGTCCGGTGCGGTGATCGTGGCCTGCCACCACGAGCAGAACATCTTCAAGATGGGCGGCCTGTGGAAAAAACTGCCGCTGGCCTACGCCAGCTTCATCGTCGGCGGCGCGGCCCTGGCGGCCCTGCCACTGGTCACCGCCGGTTTCTACTCCAAGGACGAGATCCTCTGGGAAGCGTTCGCCAGCGGTAACCAGGGCCTGCTCTATGCCGGCCTGGTGGGTGCGTTCATGACCTCGCTGTACACCTTCCGCCTGATCTTCATCGCGTTCCACGGTGAAGCCAAGACCGAAGCCCACGCCGGCCACGGCATTGCCCACTGGCTGCCACTGTCGGTGCTGATCGTGCTGTCGACCTTCGTCGGCGCCCTGATCACCCCACCGCTGGCCGATGTGCTGCCGCAAAGCGTCGGCCATGCCGGCGGCGAAGCCAAGCACAGCCTGGAAATCGCCTCCGGCGCCATCGCCCTGGCGGGTATCCTGCTGGCCGCCCTGCTGTTCCTGGGCAAGCGTCGTTTCGTCACGGCGGTCGCCAACAGCGGCATCGGGCGGTTCCTTTCGGCCTGGTGGTTCGCCGCCTGGGGCTTCGACTGGATCTACGACAAACTGTTCGTCAAGCCATACCTTGCGATCAGCCACATTCTGCGCAAAGACCCGCTCGACCAGACCATTGGCCTGATCCCGCGCATGGCCAAGGGCGGTCACACCGCCTTGAGCCGTACCGAGACCGGTCAACTGCGTTGGTATGCGGCTTCCATGGCGGCTGGCGCCGTGCTGGTTATCGGCGCCATCGTGCTGGTAGCGGTCTGA
- the nuoK gene encoding NADH-quinone oxidoreductase subunit NuoK, with protein sequence MPAIPLEHGLAVAGILFCLGLVGLMVRRNILFVLMSLEVMMNASALAFIVAGARWAQPDGQIMFILVISLAAAEASIGLAILLQLYRRFHTLDIDAASEMRG encoded by the coding sequence ATGCCTGCTATCCCTCTCGAACATGGCCTGGCGGTTGCCGGCATCCTGTTCTGTCTCGGTCTGGTCGGCCTGATGGTCCGCCGCAACATTCTGTTCGTGTTGATGAGCCTGGAGGTCATGATGAATGCCTCCGCCCTGGCTTTCATCGTCGCGGGCGCTCGCTGGGCGCAGCCGGATGGACAGATCATGTTCATCCTGGTGATCAGCCTGGCAGCCGCCGAGGCCAGTATCGGCCTGGCGATCCTGTTGCAGCTGTATCGCCGCTTCCACACTCTCGATATTGACGCTGCCAGCGAGATGCGCGGATGA
- the nuoJ gene encoding NADH-quinone oxidoreductase subunit J, with amino-acid sequence MEFAFYFASGIAVVSTLRVVTNTNPIHALLYLIISLIAVAMTFFALGAPFAGALEVIAYAGAIMVLFVFVVMMLNLGPAAVQQERSWLKPGIWAGPVILAALLLGELLYVLFAHQSGQAIGHTTVGAKAVGISLFGPYLLVVELASMLLLAAAVTAFHLGRNEAKE; translated from the coding sequence ATGGAATTCGCTTTCTATTTCGCATCGGGTATCGCGGTGGTGTCCACGCTTCGTGTGGTCACCAACACCAATCCCATACATGCCCTGCTCTACCTGATCATTTCGCTGATCGCCGTGGCCATGACCTTCTTCGCCCTCGGCGCGCCGTTCGCCGGTGCCCTGGAAGTGATCGCCTACGCCGGCGCCATCATGGTGCTGTTCGTGTTCGTGGTGATGATGCTCAACCTCGGCCCGGCCGCGGTCCAGCAGGAACGCTCCTGGCTCAAGCCGGGCATCTGGGCGGGGCCGGTGATTCTCGCCGCCCTGCTGCTGGGTGAACTGCTGTATGTGCTGTTCGCTCACCAGAGCGGCCAGGCCATCGGCCACACCACCGTAGGCGCCAAGGCCGTGGGCATCAGCCTGTTCGGTCCGTACCTGCTGGTGGTCGAACTCGCCTCGATGCTGCTGCTTGCCGCAGCCGTCACGGCGTTCCATTTGGGCCGTAACGAGGCGAAGGAGTAA
- the nuoI gene encoding NADH-quinone oxidoreductase subunit NuoI has translation MFKYIGDIVKGTGTQLRSLVMIFGHGFRKRDTLQYPEEPVYLAPRYRGRIVLTRDPDGEERCVACNLCAVACPVGCISLQKAETEDGRWYPDFFRINFSRCIFCGLCEEACPTTAIQLTPDFEMAEFKRQDLVYEKEDLLISGPGKNPDYNFYRVAGMAIAGKPKGAAQNEAEPINVKSLLP, from the coding sequence ATGTTCAAATATATTGGCGACATCGTTAAGGGTACCGGTACCCAACTGCGAAGCCTGGTCATGATCTTCGGCCATGGCTTTCGCAAGCGCGACACCCTGCAATACCCGGAAGAGCCGGTCTACCTGGCCCCCCGTTACCGTGGCCGCATCGTCCTGACCCGCGACCCCGACGGCGAGGAACGCTGCGTGGCCTGCAACCTGTGCGCCGTGGCGTGCCCGGTGGGTTGCATCTCGTTGCAGAAAGCTGAAACCGAAGACGGTCGCTGGTACCCGGACTTCTTCCGCATCAACTTCTCGCGCTGCATTTTCTGCGGCCTCTGCGAGGAAGCCTGCCCGACCACCGCGATCCAGCTCACGCCGGATTTCGAAATGGCCGAGTTCAAACGTCAGGACCTGGTGTACGAGAAAGAAGATCTGCTGATTTCCGGTCCCGGTAAAAACCCTGATTACAACTTCTATCGTGTTGCAGGCATGGCCATTGCCGGTAAGCCAAAAGGCGCCGCGCAGAATGAAGCCGAACCGATCAACGTGAAGAGCTTGCTGCCTTAA
- the nuoH gene encoding NADH-quinone oxidoreductase subunit NuoH, with amino-acid sequence MSWFTPEVIAVILTVLKAIVILLAVVVCGALLSFVERRLLGWWQDRYGPNRVGPFGMFQIAADMIKMFFKEDWTPPFADKVIFTLAPVVAMSALLIAFAIIPITPTWGVADLNIGLLFFFAMAGLSVYAVLFAGWSSNNKFALLGSLRASAQTVSYEVFMGLALMGIVIQAGSFNMRDIVEYQAQNLWFIIPQFFGFCTFFIAGVAVTHRHPFDQPEAEQELADGYHIEYAGMKWGMFFVGEYIGIILISALLVTLFFGGWHGPFGILPQLSFVWFALKTAFFIMLFVLLRASIPRPRYDQVMDFSWKFCLPLTLINMLVTAAIVLMNAPAAAVQ; translated from the coding sequence ATGAGCTGGTTCACCCCTGAAGTGATCGCTGTGATCCTGACGGTCCTCAAGGCCATCGTGATCCTGCTGGCCGTGGTGGTCTGCGGCGCGTTGCTGAGCTTCGTCGAACGTCGCCTGCTGGGCTGGTGGCAGGACCGCTACGGTCCGAACCGCGTCGGCCCGTTCGGCATGTTCCAGATCGCTGCCGACATGATCAAAATGTTCTTCAAGGAAGACTGGACACCGCCGTTTGCCGACAAGGTGATCTTCACCCTGGCACCGGTCGTGGCCATGAGCGCCTTGCTGATCGCCTTCGCGATCATCCCGATCACCCCGACCTGGGGCGTGGCGGACCTGAACATCGGCCTGCTGTTCTTCTTCGCCATGGCCGGCCTGTCGGTCTACGCGGTGCTGTTCGCCGGCTGGTCGAGCAACAACAAGTTCGCCCTGCTGGGCAGCCTGCGGGCCTCGGCCCAGACCGTGTCCTACGAAGTGTTCATGGGCCTGGCGCTCATGGGCATCGTGATCCAGGCCGGCTCGTTCAACATGCGCGACATCGTCGAGTACCAGGCCCAGAACCTGTGGTTCATCATTCCGCAGTTCTTCGGTTTCTGTACCTTCTTCATCGCTGGCGTGGCCGTGACTCACCGTCACCCCTTCGACCAGCCGGAAGCGGAACAGGAACTGGCCGACGGTTACCACATTGAATATGCCGGCATGAAATGGGGCATGTTCTTCGTCGGTGAATACATCGGCATCATCCTGATCTCGGCGCTGCTGGTGACGCTGTTCTTCGGTGGCTGGCACGGTCCGTTCGGCATCCTGCCGCAACTGTCCTTCGTCTGGTTCGCCCTGAAGACCGCGTTCTTCATCATGCTGTTCGTCCTGCTGCGCGCCTCGATCCCGCGCCCACGCTACGACCAGGTGATGGACTTCAGCTGGAAATTCTGCCTGCCGCTGACCCTGATCAACATGCTGGTGACCGCTGCGATCGTTTTGATGAACGCGCCTGCGGCCGCGGTTCAGTGA
- the nuoG gene encoding NADH-quinone oxidoreductase subunit NuoG, producing the protein MATIHVDGKELEVDGADNLLQACLSLGLDIPYFCWHPALGSVGACRQCAVKQYTDENDKRGRIVMSCMTPATDGSWISIDDEEAKVFRASVVEWLMTNHPHDCPVCEEGGHCHLQDMTVMTGHNERRYRFTKRTHQNQQLGPFISHEMNRCIACYRCVRFYKDYAGGTDLGVFGAHDNVYFGRVEDGTLESEFSGNLTEVCPTGVFTDKTHSERYNRKWDMQFSPSICHGCSSGCNISPGERYGELRRIENRFNGSVNQYFLCDRGRFGYGYVNRTDRPRQPLLAGGAKLSLDEALDKAAELLRGRNIVGIGSPRASLESNYALRELVGAEHFYSGIEAGELERIRLVLQVLKDSPLPVPTMRDIEDHDAVFVLGEDLTQTAARMALALRQSVKGKAEDMADAMRVQPWLDAAVKNIGQHALNPLFIASLAETKLDDVAEECVHAAPDDLARIGFAVAHALDASAPAVDGLDSEAAALAQRIADALLAAKRPLIIAGTSLGSKALIEAAANIAKALKLREKNGSLSLIVPEANSLGLAMLGGESVDAALQAVIDGSADAIVVLENDLYTRTDKARVDAALNAAKVVIVADHQKTATTDRAHLVLPAASFAEGDGTLVSQEGRAQRFFQVFDPTYLDASILVHEGWRWLHALRATLLDQPIDWTQLDHVTAAVASSSPQLARIVDAAPSASFRIKGLKLAREPLRYSGRTAMRANISVHEPRTSQDTDTAFSFSMEGYSGSTEPRSQVPFAWSPGWNSPQAWNKFQDEVGGHLRAGDPGTRLIESQGDGLSWFASVPRAFNPAPGTWQVVPFHHLFGSEENSSKAAPVQERIPTAYVALAKSEADRLGVNDGALLSLNVAGQTLRLPLRINEELGAGLVALPAGLAGIPPAIFGKTVDGLQEAAQ; encoded by the coding sequence ATGGCCACTATCCACGTAGACGGCAAAGAGCTCGAAGTCGATGGCGCAGACAACCTGTTACAGGCATGTCTGTCGCTGGGCCTCGACATTCCTTATTTCTGCTGGCACCCCGCCCTTGGCAGCGTTGGCGCTTGTCGCCAGTGCGCGGTCAAGCAGTACACCGACGAAAACGACAAGCGTGGTCGGATCGTCATGTCCTGCATGACCCCCGCCACCGACGGCAGCTGGATCTCCATCGACGACGAAGAAGCGAAAGTGTTTCGCGCCAGCGTCGTCGAATGGCTGATGACCAACCACCCTCACGACTGCCCGGTCTGTGAGGAAGGCGGCCACTGCCACCTGCAAGACATGACCGTGATGACCGGCCACAACGAGCGCCGTTATCGCTTCACCAAGCGCACCCACCAGAACCAGCAACTGGGCCCGTTCATCTCCCACGAGATGAACCGCTGCATCGCCTGCTACCGCTGTGTGCGTTTCTACAAGGACTACGCCGGCGGCACCGACCTGGGCGTGTTCGGTGCCCACGACAACGTGTACTTCGGTCGCGTCGAAGACGGCACCCTGGAAAGCGAGTTCTCCGGCAACCTCACCGAGGTCTGCCCGACCGGTGTGTTCACCGACAAGACTCACTCCGAACGCTACAACCGCAAGTGGGACATGCAGTTCTCGCCGAGCATCTGCCATGGCTGCTCCAGCGGCTGCAACATTTCCCCGGGCGAGCGCTACGGTGAACTGCGGCGCATCGAAAACCGCTTCAACGGTTCGGTCAACCAGTACTTCCTGTGTGACCGTGGCCGTTTCGGCTATGGCTACGTCAACCGCACGGATCGCCCACGCCAACCGCTGCTGGCGGGCGGCGCCAAGCTGAGCCTGGACGAAGCGCTGGACAAGGCCGCCGAGCTGCTGCGCGGGCGCAACATCGTCGGCATCGGTTCGCCACGGGCCAGCCTGGAAAGCAACTACGCCCTGCGTGAACTGGTCGGCGCCGAGCACTTCTACAGTGGCATCGAAGCCGGCGAGCTGGAACGCATCCGCCTGGTGCTGCAAGTGCTCAAGGACAGCCCGCTGCCGGTGCCGACGATGCGCGACATCGAAGACCACGACGCGGTGTTCGTCCTTGGCGAAGACCTGACCCAGACCGCCGCCCGCATGGCCCTGGCCCTGCGCCAATCGGTCAAGGGCAAGGCCGAGGACATGGCCGACGCCATGCGCGTGCAGCCATGGCTCGACGCCGCCGTGAAGAACATCGGCCAGCACGCGCTGAACCCGCTGTTCATCGCCAGCCTCGCTGAAACCAAGCTCGACGACGTCGCCGAAGAATGCGTCCACGCCGCGCCCGACGACCTGGCCCGCATCGGTTTCGCCGTGGCCCACGCCCTGGACGCCAGCGCCCCGGCCGTCGACGGCCTGGACAGCGAAGCGGCCGCCCTGGCCCAACGCATCGCCGACGCCCTGCTGGCGGCCAAGCGCCCATTGATCATCGCCGGCACCTCCCTGGGTTCCAAGGCCTTGATCGAAGCCGCCGCCAACATCGCCAAGGCCTTGAAGCTGCGCGAGAAGAACGGTTCCCTCAGCCTGATCGTGCCGGAAGCCAACAGCCTCGGCCTGGCCATGCTCGGTGGCGAATCGGTGGACGCCGCCCTGCAAGCGGTGATCGACGGCAGTGCGGACGCCATCGTCGTGCTGGAAAACGACCTCTACACCCGCACCGACAAAGCCCGGGTGGACGCCGCCCTGAACGCCGCGAAAGTGGTGATCGTCGCCGACCATCAGAAAACCGCCACCACCGACCGTGCCCACCTGGTGCTGCCGGCGGCGAGCTTCGCCGAAGGCGACGGTACGCTGGTCAGCCAGGAAGGCCGCGCCCAGCGCTTCTTCCAGGTGTTCGACCCGACTTACCTGGACGCCAGCATCCTGGTCCACGAAGGCTGGCGCTGGCTGCATGCCCTGCGCGCCACCCTGCTGGACCAGCCGATCGACTGGACGCAACTGGACCACGTCACCGCCGCCGTCGCTTCGAGCAGCCCGCAACTGGCTCGCATCGTCGATGCCGCGCCATCGGCCTCGTTCCGCATCAAGGGCCTGAAACTGGCGCGCGAACCGCTGCGCTACTCCGGTCGCACCGCCATGCGCGCCAACATCAGCGTCCACGAACCGCGCACCTCCCAGGACACGGACACCGCGTTCTCGTTCTCCATGGAAGGTTACTCGGGTTCGACCGAACCGCGTTCCCAGGTGCCGTTCGCCTGGTCGCCGGGCTGGAACTCGCCGCAAGCCTGGAACAAGTTCCAGGACGAAGTCGGTGGTCACCTGCGTGCTGGCGACCCGGGCACCCGCCTGATCGAAAGCCAGGGCGATGGCCTGAGCTGGTTCGCCAGCGTGCCACGCGCCTTCAACCCGGCACCGGGCACCTGGCAGGTCGTGCCATTCCATCACCTGTTCGGCAGCGAAGAGAACTCTTCCAAGGCCGCACCGGTGCAGGAACGCATCCCAACCGCCTACGTGGCGCTGGCCAAGTCCGAAGCCGACCGCCTGGGTGTCAACGATGGTGCCCTGCTGAGCCTGAACGTGGCCGGCCAGACCCTGCGTCTGCCGCTGCGCATCAATGAAGAACTGGGCGCCGGCCTGGTGGCCCTGCCGGCCGGTTTGGCGGGTATTCCACCGGCGATATTCGGCAAAACCGTCGACGGTCTGCAGGAGGCAGCGCAATGA
- the nuoF gene encoding NADH-quinone oxidoreductase subunit NuoF → MTLTSFGPANRIQRSAETHPLTWRLRDDGEAVWLDEYQAKNGYAAARKAFTDMAQDDIVQTVKDSGLKGRGGAGFPTGVKWGLMPKDESINIRYLLCNADEMEPNTWKDRMLMEQLPHLLIEGMLISARALKTYRGYIFLRGEYTTAAKHLNRAVEEAKAAGLLGKNILGSGFDFELFVHTGAGRYICGEETALINSLEGRRANPRSKPPFPAAVGVWGKPTCVNNVETLCNVPAIIADGVDWYKSLARDGSEDMGTKLMGFSGKVKNPGLWELPFGITGRELFEDYAGGMRDGYTLKCWQPGGAGTGFLLPEHLDAQMYAGGIAKVGTRMGTGLAMAVDDSVNMVSLLRNMEEFFSRESCGFCTPCRDGLPWSVKLLRAIENGEGQAGDIETLLGLVGFLGPGKTFCAHAPGAVEPLGSAIKYFRPEFEAGIAPTSAVVPPLAKPIVVGA, encoded by the coding sequence ATGACCCTGACTTCCTTCGGGCCCGCCAACCGCATCCAGCGTTCGGCCGAAACCCATCCCCTGACCTGGCGTCTGCGTGACGACGGCGAAGCGGTGTGGCTGGACGAGTACCAGGCCAAGAACGGCTACGCCGCCGCGCGCAAGGCGTTCACCGACATGGCCCAGGACGACATCGTCCAGACCGTGAAGGATTCCGGCCTTAAAGGTCGTGGCGGCGCGGGCTTCCCCACGGGCGTGAAGTGGGGCCTGATGCCCAAGGACGAATCCATCAACATCCGCTACCTGCTGTGCAACGCGGATGAAATGGAACCCAACACCTGGAAGGACCGCATGCTGATGGAGCAACTGCCCCATCTGCTGATCGAAGGCATGCTGATCAGCGCCCGTGCGCTGAAGACCTACCGTGGCTACATCTTCCTGCGCGGCGAATACACCACCGCCGCCAAGCACCTGAACCGTGCCGTGGAAGAAGCCAAGGCCGCGGGCCTGCTGGGCAAGAACATCCTGGGCAGCGGCTTCGATTTCGAGCTGTTCGTCCACACCGGCGCCGGGCGCTACATCTGCGGTGAAGAAACCGCGCTGATCAACTCCCTGGAAGGCCGCCGCGCCAACCCACGCTCCAAGCCGCCCTTCCCTGCCGCCGTGGGCGTGTGGGGCAAGCCGACCTGCGTGAACAACGTCGAGACCCTGTGCAACGTGCCGGCGATCATTGCCGACGGCGTGGACTGGTACAAATCCCTGGCCCGCGACGGCAGCGAAGACATGGGCACCAAGCTCATGGGCTTCTCCGGCAAGGTCAAGAACCCTGGCCTGTGGGAACTGCCGTTCGGCATCACCGGCCGCGAGCTGTTCGAAGACTACGCCGGCGGCATGCGCGACGGCTACACGCTCAAGTGCTGGCAGCCCGGCGGCGCCGGTACCGGTTTCCTGTTGCCGGAACACCTGGACGCACAAATGTACGCCGGCGGCATCGCCAAGGTGGGCACCCGCATGGGTACCGGCCTGGCCATGGCGGTGGACGACAGCGTCAACATGGTGTCGCTGCTGCGCAACATGGAAGAGTTCTTCTCCCGTGAGTCGTGCGGTTTCTGCACCCCTTGCCGCGATGGCCTGCCGTGGAGCGTCAAGCTGCTGCGGGCCATTGAAAACGGCGAAGGCCAGGCCGGCGACATCGAGACCCTGCTGGGTCTGGTGGGTTTCCTCGGCCCAGGCAAGACCTTCTGTGCTCACGCACCGGGTGCCGTGGAACCGTTGGGCAGCGCCATCAAATACTTCCGTCCAGAGTTCGAAGCCGGCATCGCGCCCACCAGCGCCGTCGTCCCGCCTCTGGCAAAGCCGATCGTAGTCGGCGCGTAA
- the nuoE gene encoding NADH-quinone oxidoreductase subunit NuoE encodes MNSTLIQTDRFALSETERSAIEHELHHYEDPRAASIEALKIVQKERGWVPDGALYAIGEILGIPASDVEGVATFYSQIFRQPVGRHIIRVCDSMVCYIGGHESVVGELQSKLGIGLGQTTADGRFTLLPVCCLGNCDKAPALMIDDDTFGDVQPDGVAKLLEGYV; translated from the coding sequence ATGAACAGCACGCTTATCCAGACTGACCGTTTCGCCCTGAGCGAAACCGAGCGCTCGGCCATCGAGCACGAGTTGCATCACTACGAAGACCCGCGCGCGGCGTCGATCGAAGCCCTGAAGATCGTCCAGAAGGAACGTGGCTGGGTGCCCGACGGCGCGCTCTACGCCATCGGCGAGATCCTCGGCATCCCGGCCAGCGACGTCGAAGGCGTCGCCACTTTCTACAGCCAGATTTTCCGCCAGCCAGTGGGCCGTCACATCATTCGCGTCTGCGACAGCATGGTCTGCTACATCGGCGGCCACGAATCGGTGGTCGGCGAGCTCCAGAGCAAGCTGGGCATCGGCCTGGGCCAGACCACCGCCGACGGCCGCTTCACCCTGCTGCCGGTGTGCTGCCTGGGCAACTGCGACAAGGCACCGGCGCTGATGATCGACGACGACACCTTCGGTGACGTCCAGCCTGATGGCGTCGCCAAACTGCTGGAGGGCTACGTATGA
- the nuoC gene encoding NADH-quinone oxidoreductase subunit C/D encodes MTTGSALYIPPYKADDQDVVVELNNRFGPEAFTAQPTRTGMPVLWVARAKLVEVLTFLRNLPKPYVMLYDLHGVDERLRTKRQGLPDGVDFTVFYHLMSIERNSDVMIKVALSESDLSVPTVTGIWPNANWYEREVWDMYGIDFPGHPHLTRIMMPPTWEGHPLRKDFPARATEFDPFSLSLAKQQLEEEAARFKPEDWGMKRSGANEDYMFLNLGPNHPSAHGAFRIILQLDGEEIVDCVPDIGYHHRGAEKMAERQSWHSFIPYTDRIDYLGGVMNNLPYVLSVEKLAGIKVPEKVDVIRIMMAEFFRITSHLLFLGTYIQDVGAMTPVFFTFTDRQKAYTVIEAITGFRLHPAWYRIGGVAHDLPRGWEKLVKDFVEWMPKRLDEYTKAALQNSILKGRTIGVAAYNTKEALEWGVTGAGLRSTGCDFDLRKARPYSGYENFEFEVPLAANGDAYDRCMVRVEEMRQSIKIIDQCLRNMPEGPYKADHPLTTPPPKERTLQHIETLITHFLQVSWGPVMPANESFQMIEATKGINSYYLTSDGGTMSYRTRIRTPSYPHLQQIPSVIKGSMVADLIAYLGSIDFVMADVDR; translated from the coding sequence ATGACTACAGGCAGTGCTCTGTACATCCCGCCTTACAAGGCAGACGACCAGGATGTGGTCGTCGAACTGAACAACCGTTTTGGCCCCGAGGCGTTCACCGCCCAGCCGACCCGTACCGGCATGCCGGTGCTTTGGGTCGCCCGCGCCAAACTCGTCGAAGTCCTGACTTTCCTGCGCAACCTGCCCAAGCCGTACGTCATGCTCTATGACCTGCACGGCGTGGACGAGCGTCTGCGCACCAAGCGTCAAGGGCTGCCCGACGGCGTCGACTTCACCGTGTTCTATCACTTGATGTCGATCGAGCGTAATAGTGACGTAATGATCAAGGTCGCCTTGTCCGAGAGCGACCTCAGCGTGCCGACCGTGACCGGCATCTGGCCGAACGCCAACTGGTACGAGCGTGAAGTGTGGGACATGTACGGGATCGACTTCCCCGGCCACCCGCACCTGACCCGCATCATGATGCCGCCGACCTGGGAAGGTCACCCGCTGCGCAAGGACTTCCCGGCCCGCGCCACCGAGTTCGACCCGTTCAGCCTGTCCCTGGCCAAGCAACAGCTCGAGGAAGAAGCCGCGCGCTTCAAGCCTGAAGACTGGGGCATGAAGCGTTCGGGCGCCAACGAGGACTACATGTTCCTCAACCTGGGCCCGAACCACCCTTCGGCCCACGGTGCGTTCCGCATCATCCTGCAACTGGACGGCGAAGAGATCGTCGACTGCGTGCCGGACATTGGCTACCACCACCGTGGCGCCGAGAAAATGGCCGAGCGCCAGTCCTGGCACAGCTTCATCCCGTACACCGACCGTATCGACTACCTCGGCGGCGTGATGAACAACCTGCCGTACGTACTGTCGGTGGAGAAACTGGCCGGGATCAAGGTCCCGGAGAAGGTCGACGTCATCCGCATCATGATGGCCGAGTTCTTCCGCATCACCAGCCACCTGCTGTTCCTGGGTACCTATATCCAGGACGTGGGGGCGATGACGCCGGTGTTCTTCACCTTCACCGACCGCCAGAAGGCCTACACGGTGATCGAAGCCATCACCGGTTTCCGCCTGCACCCGGCCTGGTACCGCATCGGTGGCGTGGCCCACGACCTGCCGCGCGGCTGGGAAAAGCTGGTCAAGGACTTCGTCGAGTGGATGCCCAAGCGCCTGGACGAATACACCAAGGCCGCCCTGCAGAACAGCATCCTCAAGGGTCGTACCATCGGGGTCGCCGCCTACAACACCAAGGAGGCCCTGGAATGGGGCGTCACCGGTGCCGGCCTGCGTTCCACCGGTTGCGACTTCGACCTGCGCAAGGCGCGCCCCTACTCCGGCTACGAAAACTTCGAATTCGAAGTACCGCTGGCGGCCAACGGTGACGCCTATGACCGCTGCATGGTTCGTGTCGAGGAAATGCGCCAGAGCATCAAGATCATCGACCAATGCCTGCGCAACATGCCGGAAGGCCCGTACAAGGCGGATCACCCGCTGACCACGCCGCCGCCCAAAGAGCGCACGCTGCAGCACATCGAGACCCTGATCACGCACTTCCTGCAGGTTTCGTGGGGCCCGGTCATGCCGGCCAACGAGTCCTTCCAGATGATCGAAGCGACCAAGGGCATCAACAGTTATTACCTGACGAGCGACGGCGGCACCATGAGCTACCGCACCCGGATTCGCACCCCAAGCTACCCGCACCTGCAGCAGATCCCTTCGGTGATCAAAGGCAGCATGGTCGCGGACTTGATCGCGTACCTGGGTAGTATCGATTTCGTTATGGCCGACGTGGACCGCTAA